From Triticum aestivum cultivar Chinese Spring chromosome 7B, IWGSC CS RefSeq v2.1, whole genome shotgun sequence:
ttcatggtctaacaagtattgttccaaaggatcagcaggaggtacaacaatataagaaagaccaataatttcatccttactaggcaaatctttcttatgagattgtctactaaacttggaaaaattaaattcatgagattcatcaccaaagctaacaccgacagtttttttctcacaatctattttggtattgacggtgttcaagaaaggtctaccaaaaataatgggacaaaagtcatcttgtggggagctaagaacaagaaaatcagtagggtattttatttttccacacaagacttcaacatctctaagaatcccaattggtgatatagtatctctattagcaagtttaatagtgacatctatgcctTCTATTTCAGAGGTGCTATTTCACccttaatttctttatataaggaaaaaggaatagcactcacactagcacctaggtcacataacccatgataacagtgatctcctatcttaactgagacaacaggcatgtcaacaactggtctatgtttgtcctttttatcaggtttgacaattctagaagcttcatcacagaggtaaataacatgtccatcaatattatcgactaagagatctttaaccatagcaacactaggttcaactctaatttgtccagatggtttgggtgttctaacatcacttttgttaaccatagttgaagctttagcatgttccttcatcctgaCAGGGAAAGATggcttttcaatataagcagtgggaacaaccggatcaacattgtaaatgatagtttcttctttagcttttaccgattctttaacttcttctttaattggtgggtgatatttaaaccacttgtcCTTAGGGAGagcaacatgagtagcaaaagattcacagaaggaagctactatctcagagtcaagtccatatttagtgctaaacttttaaaaggcatcggtattcataaaagatttaacgcaatcaaacttaggttcaatacctgactctttacctttgtcgagttcccaatctttagagttgcgtttaattctttctaaaagatcccaccggaattcaacagtcttctttataaaagaaccagtacaagaagtatcgagcatggattgatcattacgagaaagccgagcataaaaattctgaataataatttctcttgagagctcgtgattggggcatgaatataacattgacttaagcctctcccatcctggagcgatactttctccttcacgaggccaaaaattatatatataattccgatcacgatgaactagatgcataggataattttttttgatgaaattccaatttcaaccgattccagttccaagatccaatattatcgcatagcctataccatgtcaatgcttttcccttaaaagataaagggagaaccttcttcttagcttcatctatgggaaaacctgcaagcttaaaatccacaaatttcatccacatatatcaagtgcatatcaggatgttcgattccatctcctgcataaggattagctagcagttgtactaagatacccgaaggaatttcatactcaatatttttagtaggtgcagtaggttgaggggcaactaattttggttccggtcgaggtgaagataccccgaacaaacccctcaaaggattgttttccatggtagcaagtgacaataaatttcagcacgtagtaataatgtttccttaccaatttccacttaccaagaccgctttactccccggcaatggcgccaaaaataaccttgatgacccacaagtatatgggttcaattgtagccttttcgataagtaatagtgtcgaacccaacaaggagcagaaggaaatgacaagtggtttttagcaaggtaatgtctacaggtgctaaaattgtaagtagtggagtagtttgatagcaagataatttgtaacgagcaagtaacgaaagtagtaacaaaagtgcagcaaggtagccaaatccttttgaggaaaaggacaggccaaaacggtctcttatgataagcaaagtgttcttgagggtacacgggaatttcatctagtcactttcatcaaatTGGCtcaattcgtgttcggtactttgataatttgatacgttggctcaaatatggtgaagtgtcatgtagtcgacattcacatgacaccactaagagaatgacaacatacatatcatcaaaatatcaaacacatatcaagttcacatgattacttgcaacatgatttctcccgtgacctcaagaacgaaagtaactactcacaaatgataatcatgctcaagatcagaggggtgttaaatagcataatggatctgaacatataatcctccaccaaataaagcataaggtaatcaactacaagatgtaatcaacactacttgtcacccacaagcaccaatctatagttttggtacaaagattgaacacaagagatgaactagggtttgagaggagttggtgttgttgaatatgttgacgaagatagccctccccaagatgggagagttgttggtgatgatgatgactataatttccccctccgggagggaagttcccccggcgaaatcgctctgctacagggcaaaagtgctcctgcccaagttccgtctCGAGACGGTgccgcttcgtcccgaaagtcctctcctgattttttttctaggtcaaaatgacttatataccagaagaggggcaccggaggtgggccgaggagggcaacacccaccagggcgcgcctgggcctcctggcgcgcccaggtggttgtgcccacatggtggccccctctggtacttatttgctccaataattcttaaatattccataaaaaatccttgggaagtttcagctcatttggagttgtgcagaataggtagcttgacgtagctttttcaggtccaggtttccagctgccagaattctccccctttgtgcataccttgcatattatgagaaaaaaggcattagaattactccaaaagcattattatacaataaaacaacataaataaccataataaaacatggtgcaaaatggacgtatcgacgACCCCGTCGACTGGGAGTCGTTGTTGCGCGAGACAAGGGTGACGAGGAGCTTGATGTCAGCATGGTGCTGCGGTGGTAGCGGCTTGCCAAGGGGGAAAGCGGAAGCACTGCCTCCGCGCCATCCCTCGTCACCCCGCAAATACAATGCAGGCAACTATGCCGGTCGTTGCATCCCCGTAGCTCAAGGTCCCCTTGCCCCTCTTCGAGCTCTCCTCTCCTTGCTCCTGCTAGCGTCCCCGGCCATTGATGGGTCCAGATGCCTGCACCAGCGCCACCATGGATATAGATGCTCGAATCCATGGCGCGCACCGCATGCCACGAGAGGTAGCGGGGAGGGAGAGGGCGGTGGTGACGGAGGAAGCGGTGTCCACCCGCTGGTCTCCTCACAACAGTCATCCACCACTCGCTCACCATGGCGGAGACCAACGCGGGGTGTCTCTGCCGCAAGAACGCCATGGCACTCCGGCTCGCCAGCGAGCAGTCGGAGCGCGAGGCAAGGGAGGATGCGGCGGCCAAAGCCAAGGCTGCCCGACTAGCGAGAAGGGGTGCGCAGTCCATCGGATGGCCGGCATcatctcctcctccggcgactccgTCATCTGGATGAGGACGACTCTGCCTCATGCCACCGACACCTACACGAAGGGGTGCAATCACACCGGCGACCGTAAGGGGAAGGGGCTGGCAaggaaatggtgatttcctccGTCATTCCCCGTCTTTGTTTTTTTGTAAAGAGAGCGAACTCTCTGATTTTTATATATATCAGAAACCACATTTTCCGTTACAAACTACTAGGGGCCTTGCTAGAGAACGACGCAAACGATGCACGATCTAGGAAGCTGAAGCAACCGAGCAAAGCACCCGCACAACAACACAAGACACAAAGCAAAATATCCCCTGAACGAAGCTACAACCTAGCCTACAGAGTGCAGTAGGAAGTGTGTTTTATATTACAGACCAGAGATAACCAGACTAAAACAACGAAAGAGGGATAAACGACCATCAACGTCGAGACTCCAGCAAACGAAGACTTCAAAGCCAGGCGAGATGGACACATCTTCATCCCGCAGTGATTGTATGCATGTTCTTCCAGCCCAGCATGGCTTTGAAAACATCTCCAACAATCATATCAAATTTTCTTACGCCCTCCTTCATTAGCCTTCGTTTTTCTGGATTTATATGCAGAACAAGCAAACCATGCAACAACTTAACAATCAAATTAACATGCACACAAGGGTTATCACCTTGTTGTTATCAAATATCACTTCATTTCTCATTTTCAGATAGTTCAACATACAACAGAAAGCCCAACAATTACCATATTCTTTTCCTATTTTTTAAAGGATGTCAGCCATACATTAAACAAATCTTTGATATTGTAAGGAATTTAAGAGAAGTTAAAAAGCACAACCGACAATGTTCCAAAGAAACCTAGCTATTGAACATCTCAAGAAAAAGATGATCAATGTTTTCTTCTTGCATACAGAATGGACAACGGACATTGCCTGTCACCCTTCCACCCTCTCCTATGCAAATTATCTCTAGTTAAGATGATGTTCCTAAGTACCAGCCATATGAATACTTTCACCCTAGGGGGAATTTTTGGTCCACATAAAGGCATGTGGGTATTTAATACCATTCTCAATCAAATATCTATAATAGGATTTCACGGTGTAGATCCCATTTTTATTAAGCATCCATTTAATCGTATCTCTCTGTGTAGATAGCCATTTGAGCACAACACTCTTTTATGTGGGTCCACAGTTCTAGAGGGTGTCCCTATAAAGTTCTTTGAAACTGGACTACGTCCAGCCCTTTATCAATCATTTGTTTAAGTGACTTGTTCTTGTAAAAACACAAATTATACAGACGGGGGGAATTGTGTTTAAGAGATTTATTCCCTAGCCATCCGTCTTCTCAGAGTCTAATACTTTCCCCATTTGTAACCTCAAATTTACACAGAGAGAGGAAATGTTCTTTGTGCTTAATAAGCTCATACCAGAACTGGGAATTCCCCTGTATGAACTTGCAATTAGCTAGTTTTTTATGCTTACATTATTTGCTAGTGAGCATTTCCTGCCATAAGCCTTCAATATTAAACAACTTCCACCACAGTTTTCATAATAAGGCAACATTCATTACTTTCACGTTTTGTATCCCCAAACTCCCTGTCTTTGTTTATATTTAGCTCTCTTAGTATGAATCTTGTCATGTCATGTCCTCTCCTGTTTGGCTTGAACTGATATATCTTTTTGGTTATATGAACAATGCTTGTTTGTTAGCATGAACTATGTCATTTTTGTTGCTAAGTGTGTTGATGTGTGTAGTTGCTAGTATGTTGCATGTGTAGCATGGCTTTGGGGACTGATACATGGAAGCTGACCTCCTCGCCTCCACCAAGCCATCGTTAGCGATGTCCTTCCGGGGAAGTTTACCCGTGGTGGAGGGCCTTCCCAGCACGCCCGCCCTCTCTACCTCCTCTTTCCCATCTCATTCGCTTTATGGTCGGCGTGACCGGGTGCACTGTCGTGCGGTTGGTAGCATGGCTGCTTGCGATCTATTGCAAGCGGATGAGGCCTGGCTGTAGGATGCTATACATGGCCAATCTGTGGAGTGTGGCCTACTCGTTGTTCATGTGGTGTTCCATCAGCTGCAACTTTGATCTGGTGCGACATTGGCTTCCTTCTGGTCGATGGCTAGGTTGGTCTCCACATGTTATGGCTTATGGGGCAACATTGGGTGGCAGTAGTGATTGCGTCATGTGTGGTTGACTACTGACGGCGATGTCCCTGTCAGATCTGGCATGCGGTGATGCCTAGACGGTGGACACAAGGTATGTGACAATGATGGATTACCATGAGTATGGCACATGTATGCTCGACTCCTTGCATGATGACAACGATCACAAGGCATGCGGTGGCGGTCGGATGACACAAGCGTCACACtaagtggcggcggcgggtgatcAGGCTCTGATGAGGCTTCCCTGCCAGTTTCGCTACCTGAATACTCGGCGTTGTGTCTGGAACTGTCTCCAACGAATTTTGGGGAAGATGGGACGGGGCTGTCGGATGGACCCGTATGGGTCATGGCGGCTCTGGTGGCTTTAGGTGTGCAGTTTTGTGTCCAAACATTGCCGAAGAGTTGAGGCCACCGGATCACCCCTTCAGTGGGGCATTGGTGGCATTGGTAACGTTGTTGATCCTGATGGACGTGCTCTGATCTACTCCACATAAACATGGTATGTTTTGTTCTTGTGGTGATGTCCATGTTATGGATGTGAATGTGTACGGCTGTCAAGGCGTCACGATCTGGCTTGCAGCGGCGACTTCTTCATTGAAAATGGGGTCGATAGTACATGGAAGTTTGGTGGTGCTTTTAAGCGCATGGTCTCGTGTTCCGAAGTGAAAACTCTAGGTCTCACCTACGTTGGTTGTACCCGACAATGATGGTGTTCGACTTCCTACCCTTTTTGGAGGCATTTGCATGTAGTTTGCTCAGAATTATTttccagggtgaaaacccaaaatctAGCCTCCATGGTTGGATATGGCAATTGACGGTGTTCTCGTGTTGTCCCCTTCTTGCAATCATCGATGTTGAAGCACTTTTCTCGTAGTCCGGAGTTCTGTCATCAGTGGTGGTTGTTGTTGAAGCTTGCAACTGCATGCTTGAGTTCGCTTCAACATGACATTCAGATGCCGCTTTCAACTTTTCTTTTCTCAGTGTGAGGCTGTGCGCGCGTTGGTCTTGACTATGTGCATTCTAATTTTACGTAGGTTAAGTGTGTGTTTATTATGCTTGTATATTTTTATGCGGCATTATGAATCAATAAAGTTTGCCTTTTTATGAAAATATAAACAATGAAAGCTGACCTCCTAAACTCGTTTtcctctccaagaactattatttaTTTATCCAAAGAAATAAACTATGCTGATGCCCTCCCACTTCCGTTCACTATCACAGATTTCCTCCAGCAAACACACTGTCACGGAAAAAGTCGGCTCCTGACCAGCGAACGGAAATGCAACTCTTGACCAGCGACTGAGCCGACTCGCCCAGCCGGAAAGAAGCTCGGCCCCGGCCCCCGGGGCGGGCTCGGGCTGCCCGGGCCCGCGCCAAATCCTCCTCTCCCTCGCTATCGCCGCACGTAATCAATCCTCTCTTGCTCCTTCCCGCTCGTCTCGGCTAGCGCGCGTGCCTCGCTCCCCTGTCCACCACAGATTCCACACCCCGCCGTACGCGATGCCGCAGCTGAGCCTGAGCACCAACGTGCCGGTggacgccgtcgtcgccgccgacaTCCTCCGGGACTGCTCCAGGGCGCTCGCCAGGATCATCGGCAAGCCAGAATCCGTAACCCCCAACTCCTAGACCCCTCCCTTCCCCGGCGCGCGCTCCGTCTGCTCGACGGAATGCCTTCCCGACTCAGACTGCGTTGCTGACCCGCTGCCCTTTGTGGCGCAGTACGTGACGGTGTCGATCGACGGGTCGGTGCCGACGTCGTTCGCCGGGAGCGAGGAGCCCGCGGCGTACGGGGAGATCATGTCCATCGGGGGCCTGGGTCCCGGCGTCAACGGCAAGCTCAGCGCCGCCCTCGCCGACATCCTCGAGGCCAAGCTCTCCATCAGCGCCAGCAGGTTCTACGTCAAGTTCGACGATGTCCAGGTACGCACGCACATTGATCCTCCTCCGCGCCCCACCCCAGAACCCACGTTGCACGGATACTTGGATACGTATCGGATACATGATACGGGGATACGCCCGATACGCCAATTGTCTGAGAACATGGATACGGGACACGTTTAATTATTAAAAATATTGAAGAAAATAGAGCTTCTAAGTCATCAAAGCATGCCTCAATAGGATTATTACCTTTGTTTTCTTGCACTTGGTCCACTTCCATTAATTGACAGTGGATTTTCTTAAGTTTATTCTTTTAATCAGTGCATCGACTCTCACTTGCTCACCTTTCAATTAAACAAGAATATTGACAATCATGTTTTGGCATGAACTCGCGCCCATGTTGGGAATCTTTCAAAAGTGCGTCTTTACTATTGAGGGAATTTCACGTCAAACGAGGGACCTCAGGTATCCAAAACGTATCACAGAAGTATCCTAGGAGTAtcaaaaattatttaaaaaaaataaaaaatcaaggGATACTTATGAGATACGGTATCGGGGCAGTATCTGAGTATCGGGGCAGTATACGGCTGGATACGCACACTTTCTGAAGTATCCGTGCAACATAGCCCAGAACTCTACTCACACCGTCACAGGATCGTTCTTTTCATCGGGAGTAAATCTGTATTTGACTTCTTTTTTTGTCATGTGATGTTCCTCGTTTTGGTGCTGCAGGGGTACAATGTGGGCTTCAACGGAACCACGTTCTAAGACAAATCCATCAGAAGAAAGATGTTGGCGACAGTAGTGAACCAGTACCATACCATGCCCCACTGTGTATCATCTGCATCTTGGATTTTCGTCAGTTAATATTTCTCGCATATCTGAAGTACTAGTGCTGTGATTTCAAGTCAACAGAATGCAAGTTCTGCTTTTGTTTGCTTATTTGTTCAGTATAAAAACAAAGTGAAAACAATCCAACCACTCCATTGAGGGCTTGAGAGTTCAGAATTCTTCGGATGAGTTCTTTCCCAGGGGAACAGGAGTAATAACTTTGACCACCATAGCATCAGCACATTCAGTGTATACATAATACATTGCAGGTTGGGgagtggggggtgggagggggggAGGGCAGAGTTTATACTTTTTAAgccaaacagaaaaaaaaaaacagaaaacaccaTACAAACTGCAATTTTCTAGCTCTTGAAGAAACAAGACAAATTTGAAGGTAGAAGCAAAACAAGGTCACTTGAAAGTTTAGACCTCCTTACATAGAGCAGCTTCTAAAATTACAACTTACAATCATGGGGAAAAGGGAATATTACAACTTACACAAGCTTCTTCATAACCCAATTCTTAATAAACCGAATTCCGCTTCTACAACACAGTAGTCCATATACATAGAGCAGTGTCTAAGATTACAAACTTACAATCAGGGGAAAAAAGAGAGAAGATTACAACTTACACAAGCTTCTTCATAACCAGATTCTTGATAACCGAATTCCGTTTCTACAACACAGTAGTCTATATATACTAGCAAGTACTGATCCACAGCTAGAGAAATCCATACGCCGTTTATTGTGCACATATTTACATAAACAGGTCACTCGACGGCATTGCGATAATTGCATTAAAGCTTTATATGAAGAACGAACATGTGAAGACCCTGGTGTGGCACACTGCTCTCACATGTTCATTCCTGCTTGTCACATATTCACCATCCTGGCGGCCTCAGGGTGATACTGGAGCATCTCCTGCCACAACATTTCTCGGATCATATCTGTGCCAATGTTTTCATCTATGTCGAGATCGATGGGCACCTGAGCAGGAGGGTTTGCGCTGGGATCATACAGCGGGGACATGTAGGGGTGCTCCAGAGCCTGGGTGACACTGATCCTCTTGGAAGGGTCAAAGACAAGCATCTTCTGCAACAGATCAATGGCAAGAGGATGGGCGTGCGGGTACATGATACTGAGGGGCATCCCCGGGGTGTATGGAAGGGATTTAATGTAGTTGCGAGCTTTTGGGTTGTCAATGAACGCAAGGTCAGTTTCGCTCATGGTGCCAAGAACATTGACTATAAGCTTAAGCTGATTAAGGCACTCGGTTCCTGGAAAGATCGGCTTGCGGCCAAGTAGCTCAGCAAAGATGCAGCCAACAGACCAGACATCTATGGAGGTGCCATAGTTGTCGCAGCAGAGGAGCAGCTCGGGAGCTCTGTACCAGCGGGTGACAACGTATTCGGTCATAAACTGACCTTTAGTGTTATTTGTGCGAGCCAGACCAAAGTCACAGATCTTCAGGTCACAGTTCGCATTGACCAGAAGGTTCCCAGGCTTCAGGTCTCTATGGAGTATCCCCGCTGAATGAAGGTACTTCAGTCCTCGGAGCAGCTACAGTCAAGGAAAATAGTGGGGTCTTAGATTATTGATTGATCGACAAATATGAGAGAAAAAGGATCAGCAGAAAAAGGAGAAGATGGCATGGTAACAAACAAGACTAATCTGTAGGACAACTATTTAATTATCGGTCCAATGCAAGATGCTCAAGTTCAGTTTCTACATAGTTTTCCTCAAATAATTTACAGAGGCTCAAGTTATAGGTTCATGCAAATACCATATGCATGTCTGCTGTGTATTAGGTTGCTTTTAAGAAATGCACTTCCAGGGCACAAGCACCATTAGGGAGCAGCTATAGAAGCTAAGCTACTACTAGACATATTCAAATTGACATGTGCTTCTTCCATAAATTAGCAGATTGTTCTTTGGCAACTTAACTAGTTAAAACCCAACAGCTTTAGATAGATCATAAACTTAATGCAAATTAGTACGAACTGCAAAAACAACATTATACTGGCGTACACCTGAAGCATGAACAAACTAGCTTATGTCAGAATGGTGAACAGATGAAAGACTACATGGATAAGCGTTATGCAAAGGTAAGAATGCAAAACAGAGCCGACGCATACCTGAAAAAGGAAATACTGGCAGTGGTCATTGGACAGCGGCTGAGACGACTTGACTATCTGATGCAGATCCGTGTCCATGAGCTCGGAGACCAAGTAGACATCCTTGAAGCTCCTCCTATGTATCGGCATCATTATATCCTTCAAGGCAATGACATTCTCATGGCGCAGGTGCCGAAGGAGCTTCAGCTCGCGCAGCGTCCTCAGCGCATCCACGCGGTTGTCAAAGACGTTGTTTATCTTCTTGATGGCGACCTTTTCGTTGGTCTCCTGGTTGATCGAGGAGCAAACTATCCCGTAGGCTCCTCTCCCGATGGGCTTGATCGGCACGTACTTGGTGTCGATCTCGAACATGGTCTGCCACATGGTGTAGTAGTGCTTCCCGTGGTTTCCCATGCCATTCGGGGGATCCACCATCATCGCCATTTTCTGCGGAGAAGAAGGAAACATAGAGTTACCAGTCTATTAATTGAGAACAAAGGAAGCATAACAAGGAAAAAGTTTACTAGTTTAGGGTGCCAATTTAATTTTGCCAAGTCTTATCAGCTTGACCCATGGTACTAACAGTCTCTGTTTCCACCCCACACACAAGTCATCATCACCCTAACACAAGTGTCTAACAGGCTAACACGGTGAGCGACGCTCATCCGCCTTGGCCAATTTAATTTTGCCAAGTCTTATGAGCTTGACCTTTTCCATGGCACAACTACTAGCAGCATGTGTTTCCACCCCCACAATTTTATCCTCAACCTAACACCAGTGTCTGCCTAACACTGTTTGTTTGACTGACCCAGTCCCAGTGGTGTGTTTTGAAACGAATCAGAGCCACCCTCTGACCCCAAGCCCAGCGGCCAGCGCAGCACAATCCAAAGCTGGGCGCTGCAATCCGCCGCCGAATCGGACCGAATCGGCCGCATTTCGACGCAACTCCTCCCGGCTGCCCCTAACACGAGCATCCTACCGGCGACCGGAGCCGGAAGCAAACCCAATTCGCCACCCGCATGCATAAGCTCTTGCTTTGCTTCGCCTCAAGAAAGGGAACGAaaatggaggaggagggggcgagcCCCCCGCCCCGTGTGCGGGCGGGATCGATCACTCACCTCAGGAcgcggcagcagcagcgtcggcggCGGATCTGGAGAAGCAGAGCACGTCCGGGAGCGGGGGAGGAAGGGGGTGGGGAGCGCACGCGGAGACGGAGGCAGGGGCAGAGGGCGACCGAGCAGGAGGGCTCTCTGTCTATTTTTTATTtcggggaaggaaggaaggaaggaacgaACGTACGCACGCACGTAGCTCCACTGGACTTGTGGGAGTGGTGACGAGGAGATGGCGATGGATGGGTGCCGCTCAGGTACAGCGAAGGGGCGGGCAGCTAGCGATGGAACACGCGGCAGGCTGAGGAAGATGATGAGGAAGGCCTCATGTGGCCGCCCTATATATACCCGCCGCCCTGCCCACATGGCCGGCCTCGGGACACATGGCCGTCGCCGCTCCTCGGGACCGGGATCGAGACCAATCGACGAGGCGACCCTGCTTCATCATCGTCCTTCCGGTCCGGGTAAGCCGCCCACCGGCTTTCCGGCAACGCATCGCACGTGCGCGCCCGGCCCCGCCCCCGCGTAGCGTGCGGCGCTGGGGCGACGGCTCGGAACTAGCGTGCGTGCGTGGCCGGCGTCGGGCGGGGCCACGAGGGCGCGCTGGGCTCGGGCGGTAGAGTAAAATGTGGGTCGTTTTCCGGATCGGTGCACTAGTTGGGTTGCTTTGCCGGCGCGCGCGCCTTTCCTCTCCCCGTTGAGCCAGCCAGCGGCAGAGGCGCGTATGGACGTGATTGACGCCAGGGATGTCATGGCATGCATGGTTTCGCCGCGTGATGCGGGTTCGGCGAGTTTATCGTCCTAGATATTTGGGGTCATGTCCATGATGATGAGTCAGTGGTTACGCTTAACCACTCGGCTTCCCGATTATAGTTAGCGCTGCAGATATTGTATTATTTGATCAACTTTGGGCCACCACGTCTTGCGAGGTCAGCTGCCTAATTTTGTTTGGACATTTTGagtcctggaggattttttttacTCTAGTGCTTTCTCTTTTGAATGAGAAAAATAGCGTGTTAAGGGCATCTCCGGCGATCCGTAAATTTCCTCCCGCACCTGTCAGCGGACAGGGACTACGGAGGAGTTACGCCAGGGCTGCCATGCCATGCATGGTTTCACCGCGTTATGCGGGTTCGGTGAGTTTATCGTCCTAGATATTTGGGGGTCATGCCCATGATGATCAGTTAGTGGTTACGCTTACGCACTCGGCTACCCGAATCCATGATGATCAGTCAGTGGTCACACTTACGCACTCGGCTGCTCGATTACTGTTTAAGTGCTGCCAGATACTGTATTCTTTGATCATCTTCGGTTATCCTCCAACTTTGGGCCACCAAGTCTTGCGAGGTCAACTGCTTAAATTTGTTTGGTCATTTTGAGTCCTGGAGGTTCTTTTAGCTCTAGTGTTTTTTTTTCAATGAGAAAAATAGCGCGTTAAGGGCATCTCTGGCGACCCTCAAATCCCCCCTCACCTGTCCACGGACAGGGACTACGGAGGAGTGATGCCAGGGCTACCATGGCTTGCATGGTTTCGCCGCGTGATACTGGTTCAGCGAGTTTATCGTCCTAGATATTTAGGGGTCATATCCATGATGACCAGTCAGTGGTTACGCTTACCCACTCGGCTGCCTGAAtccatgatgaccagtcaatggTTACGCTTACGCACTCGGCTGCCCAATTATAGTTTAAGCGCTGCCAAATATCGTATTCTTTGATCATCTTGGGTTATCCTCCAACTTTGGGCCACCACGTCTTGGGAGGTCAGCTGCCTAATTTTGTTTGGTCATTTTGAGTCTTAGAGGTTATTTTAGCTCTAGCGATTTCTTTTCAATGAGAAAAATAGCGCTCCGGCGACCTAATTTTTTTTCCTGCTGCACCCCTCCACGGACAGGGACTACGGAGGAGTGATGCCAGGGCTACCATGGCTTGCATGGTTTCGCCGCGTGATACTGGTTCAACGAGTTTATCGTCCTAGATATTTAGGGGTCATATCCATGATGATCAGTCAGTGGTTACGCTTACCCACTCGGCTGCCTGAATCCATGATGACCAGACAATGGTTATGCTTACA
This genomic window contains:
- the LOC123159229 gene encoding macrophage migration inhibitory factor homolog; this translates as MPQLSLSTNVPVDAVVAADILRDCSRALARIIGKPESYVTVSIDGSVPTSFAGSEEPAAYGEIMSIGGLGPGVNGKLSAALADILEAKLSISASRFYVKFDDVQGYNVGFNGTTF
- the LOC123156820 gene encoding mitogen-activated protein kinase 4, with product MWAGRRVYIGRPHEAFLIIFLSLPRVPSLAARPFAVPERHPSIAISSSPLPQVQWSYVRAYVRSFLPSFPEIKNRQRALLLGRPLPLPPSPRALPTPFLPRSRTCSASPDPPPTLLLPRPEKMAMMVDPPNGMGNHGKHYYTMWQTMFEIDTKYVPIKPIGRGAYGIVCSSINQETNEKVAIKKINNVFDNRVDALRTLRELKLLRHLRHENVIALKDIMMPIHRRSFKDVYLVSELMDTDLHQIVKSSQPLSNDHCQYFLFQLLRGLKYLHSAGILHRDLKPGNLLVNANCDLKICDFGLARTNNTKGQFMTEYVVTRWYRAPELLLCCDNYGTSIDVWSVGCIFAELLGRKPIFPGTECLNQLKLIVNVLGTMSETDLAFIDNPKARNYIKSLPYTPGMPLSIMYPHAHPLAIDLLQKMLVFDPSKRISVTQALEHPYMSPLYDPSANPPAQVPIDLDIDENIGTDMIREMLWQEMLQYHPEAARMVNM